DNA from Thiomicrorhabdus sp. Kp2:
CTGCCTCTTTATACAGGTGGGGGAACAGACGCTGCAATTGCTAAAGCTAGGGGAATGCTGTCTCAAGCTAAAGCCAAGGAGCAACAAAAAATACTCATGTTAAGAACGCAAGCAAAGCAATCATTTATAAAATATCAAGCACTAAATGATGCATTACAATCGCTTAATGCATCTTTAAGTTCAACTCGTTTAGCAAAGGAAGCCACTGAAAATGGTCTAGTTACTGGTAGTCGTAACTTATTAGATTTATTAAATGCGCAAAGGCAAACGCATAAGATAGAAAGAGACATTCCAGTTGTAAAAGCACAAATCTGGAAGAGTTGGCATGAACTGCGTTGGGCTTTAGGTTTGTTATAGAAAAATGGGACGTTATCATTTAATTAATTACCTAACCGAAATAGAACAAAAAATTGACCAGGTCAACCTTCGAACAAACTGATGCCTTCAATTAGAAAAGAGGTTTATGTAAACGTATGGAAGATATTGTTTATAAATATATGCCGTTTAGGAAGCATTTCTTTGAATTTACTTGACCCGATTGGATGATTTACTTTATTATTTATGAGATGAGTGTGACCCACATGAAGATTCATGACACCCGATTACCTAATTCATTAGGTCGTGGCTAAGCCGGTAAAGATTATGGGATTTCTGTTAGTCTAGAAATAGCTATCAGACGAACCCGCTTAGAGTTTACTTACTCTTTGCGGGTTTAGTTTTTTATGGGCGACCTAAACTGTCTCTCGATATTGAATATGTGTTCTTAATTTTTAACTGACTTGACTAGCTCTCTTCAAGCAGTTCTTGAAGTTTGCTGTGATTTAAGTTGACGCCATTTACAGTAACTATCTAATATAGACAGCAATAGATAGACCTCAAGATTCTTTGATTTTGTTTGATTGATTCTCTGAATCCTGAGGGTTAGTCGACCATTTGTGTTATTAATTCGACTGCCTGTAACGGCTGTGTTTATTAGTTGCTCTTCGCTTAACTCTAGGCTTTGTGCCCAATCCTCTATAGTTACTTTTCCGGACTTAGGAGGGCTAAATTTAAAACTACACTGCAAATCTAATGCATTGCATAAAGTTAGTACTGGTTTTGCTTCTTTAAACTGATGAAAAATGACATCAAACTCCCGAATGCTTGATAGAGAATCTTTGGCACTTTCCATTTTCGTTGTCATGCGTTCTATAAATTGACTTACTTGGTCTCGAAAGTCAGAGTAATTTTCATCAATCCATAGCGAATCATCTAATAGAGCGGTTTGAAGTTCTTGTGGCAGGCCTGTAATTAAGTTCAGTAAATTTGAATTTCCTTGAGATGTGTTAATCTCTTTGAAACGATAAGCAGGATTCATCTCAAAATGCTTAGAGATAGCTGAGAGCTCTTCTTTATCCAACCTCAGTAGTTTGGCATAGACCGCTTGTTGTTCATTATCTCGTTGAGCATATAGTTGAAAGAAGCAAAACGGCTTTAGTTTATTCAACTCATTCAAAGGTGTTAGGCTCTTTTTTTCTAGTGAGCTAAGGGATGAATTTTTTACACTTTCGTCTGGCTCTGAAGAAAACTCCTTTGATCTGGTTTTGGTAGGCAGAATGTTTGACCAAGGATAGACTGATTCGAGAATAACTTGAATCATGTCTTCGTTTTTAGATTTTTCATAGAGTGAACTTTTTGATCGTACACTTAAATTGCTTGCCCATACAATTGTCATGATCTCTTTGGCTCGTCGTCTTAGTAACCCTGCCACACTGATGTCCATAAAGTGGATGTAATGTTTTAAGGTTGTTAGAAGGTTTGAGTGCCCCATTGCTTTATGCAAGTAATAAGGGGCTTTGTGATAGCTTTCAGGAGTATGTACTGCCTGTGCCCAACGTTCCTTTGCCGTTTGTAAAAAGAGTTGAGTGCGCGGGCTGTGTGAAAAAAATTGCGTTTCTAGTTCAAGATTAAATTGGGCATTGATAATTGAGAGCATATCCCATGAGGCTTTTGAATGTCTTAGGTTGTGAAATTTAAATTTTTCATCCTCCGTAATCCCATGAAGTACTTGGAGTAGGGGATTAACTATTTTAAATGACTCTTGAGGTTTGGTTTTTTTCCCGGCAAGGAGATGGGTCGGATTTTTTTCAAAACACTTAGTCAAGCTTTCCAGGTAAGTCTTAATAATATTGAGTTCAAATTTTGAGAGATGTTCTTCTAAATGAAATTGTCTCTGTGAGTTTTGTGTCTTCAATTGATGTCCTTCATGGGGACGAATCAATAAATCGGGTTGTTCAGAATCAAAGATATAGTCTTTGTGATGAAGATTGATTGCCTCTCCTCGTCTTAGATCTAGTCGAAATCCAAAAATTAATAGTACGGCACTTTGGAGGAACTTCATTTTAGGTTCAGCAACGTTTTGCTGAGAGTCTATATCAGCCTGTAAGAGCTTTCTTAGGGCATCGTCGTACTCTTCAAAACTCAATACATTGGCATCGATATTAAATCTAGGCTTCTTTGCTCCACCAAAAAGTTCTTCATAATCAGGAATGAGGACTTGCTGGTTTTTGGAGATGGAACGCTGGAACCAATCTTCAAAACGCTTAAGATAATAACGCACGCGGTCGACCTGAATATCTTCAAGCTCAAGAACTTCTATGTATAAGTTTTGTCTTTCTAATGGAGAGAGTGATCGGATGACCCTTTGACTTGCCGTTAAAATTAGAGGTAAACCCACTGCATCGATATTTTCTAGAGCGATAGAGGGGGATAAGTTTTTTTGACCGTAGCTGTAATCAATTAACTCTTTTGCATACAATGCCATTAACTGTTCATTAATCGTTATCGAATGGCCATTCATCAGATCGATAAGTTGAAGCTGTATTCCCTTTATGATTCTGTAGTTATCTTTTTTAGAGATGTGATGTACATTTAAAACTCGTCTTATGGCTACCCATACTGAAGAGCGTGGGCGTCGCGGGTTTCCTGGTAGGTTCTGTGGGCTAAGATTGTGGTCGTTGTTTAAATACTGTTGCTGTTGATTATCAATTTTAAACAAGCGTTCGAATGCTTGAGGTGTCAGTGAACTGTTATCTATTGAACCTTCAATGTATTCAACCAACATTCCACTTAGGTTCGAATCAAGATGTAAGTAAGCCAGTGCTGAGTGTTTCCAGCTTTTAAAGGTTTCAAGTTTCAAGGTATGTTGAGAATACCCCAGCTGCCGATAGAACCTTGAGTTAGGTAGTTCCGGTTTTAGGTTGGCTGGCTGGCCGTGTTTTTTACAAAGAGCCAAATACTGACGGTAATACAGTTCTGTTAGCGGAGATAGAAAAATATTACGCGGTGCTTTAGTTTTAGGATGTGTTAGCCGTAGAAGAATTTGTCCACCACATCGTTCTAGTTTTTCAGGAGTGTTAAGCTTTTCTATGGCTTCCCTAAATATTGTTTCATTCAGTACATAGCTGTCGATTAGCAGGCTAATACTTAAAATGTCTTCAATAAAGCCCATATCATTAAAGTGGGTTGGAAGGATTTTCTGAACGAGCCCAGAAACTTTCTCAACTCTTAAAGCTCTTTTCCATTCATTCTCATCGGCAAAAGGGTTTTCCTCTCTAAAAGGTACTACGACGGAGTTAATAAAGCAAAGCTTCCAAAGTCCTTGGTGGTTACCAAATTCAATTAATAAATTGAGTGTCGTAAAAAGTGTTTCGATTTGAGTAAAATTTAACTTAAAGTCCTCAAGTGCACTTTTTAATAAAGACTCCCCTAGAGCATCACTAAATTCAGTTTTCGTAGATTGTCTTGCTTTCTGAATCACTTTTTCTAATTGAGCTTTTTTTAGGTTTTTTGAGTCAATATCAGGAATGTATTTATCTAGTTTTATCGTTGCAAATATTTTTGTATTTTTTGCTTTGTTCTTAGTATATGTAGGACCTAGAGCTACAATTACCCAATCGTAAAACAAGTTGGCCAGTGCGGGTTTGTCAGTCTCTTTAGGTGGAGTCTTCCTTTTAAACAATTCTATGTTTTGATCAAGTCTCATCGTTAAAAACTGCCTTAAGGTTTTTAGTGAGGCGGGATTAATAAGCATGGCTTCATTCCAGTCGCCTCGCCAGAAGGTTTCAATAGCAGGTTTTTCAATTTTGAAATGCTGCCTTAAACTCTGGATAGAATCGCTTCCAGTTTTTAGAGCCTTATATTTTGATTGAAATGAGCTGTGTGCTCTAATCTGGAGTAATCTGAGAGACGGTGAACGATTTTTTTGATTCAATCGTGCTGTTCTTTCTAACGTTTTGAAGAGTTCCTTGCGTTGTTCAAGAGGAGAAGAGTGCTTGCGAGGTGAGTTAACTTTCATGCTTAGCCTTTTTTTCAAGAAGAGGCTTAAACCCTAGTTCCGTTAGAATGTTTGGAATGACTTGCTTCATAGTATTTAGATAACCTTTTTTATCAAATAGGCTCATTCGTCCCCAGGGTTGAGTTCCTGTATTCCAGTGTCCAAGATAGGCATCAATAAAATATCCAGGAACCGTCATATCAATCATTCGGCCACGCAAATAGTGCCGATTTGCATTTGTCTTATATTCTTCTAGCAATCTTAAATAACTTAGCTCTTTTTCCCCAAGCCTGAGTGATTTCTTATTTTCAGTTAATAGATAAACCAAATCGCTTTTTGCTACAGAGCGTGTATAGGGCCTAATGCTTAAATTATCTGCTTTGGGAGCGCAATAAATTAACTTGTTTTGTTGATAGATATCTTGGGATTCAGGAGTGATGAGGTTTCGTCTTTTAAATTCAGTCAGTACCTTAGCTCGTATCTGGTGAAATTGTGTTAGAAAGAGCCTTAACTCTTCTGGAACGAAAATTATGCGGGTATTGAATCCATTGAATGTGTTTTTGTCATTTACGATGTAAAGTCCTTCATGACTTACCATTTCAAGCTCTATGATGGGATCGGTAATATCGCGAATTGCTGCTGAAAATGCACAATATAAGTCAGTGTAGAGTACAGCTGCGTTGAAGCGAGCACAAAGTTCATCTAGTGAAAGGTTTTTCAATTTGATTGAATAGTGTAAAGGCTTGAATATTCTTTTAAGAAGATTGGGAATAACTTTAAAAACTTCGGCTTTTAAAAAGTATGGAGAGCCGATTCGTAGGGGGGGATTAAAAGGGGCGTTGTATTCTACAAAATTCAACTTAAAGGCTTCTATACAGTGTCTTTCGAAAATCTGTTGAGTTCTGAGAGCCGTTATTGAAGCGTAGTGCTTTTGAGTGTTTTGCAATCCATTTTGTAGACCTGTAAAGAGTGATATGGTCCATAAATCGCCATGGACTAGAAAACTGTATTTTCTTTGAATTGCTTCTTTTATGTGCTTGGTTATGAATGAATATTTGTGGTTTTTTAAGAATTTATCAAATTGTCTTTTTCCTCGTAGTTTTGTCTGACGACGATCAATATGATTCCTTTTGTAAGATTCCAATAAACATACGATAAGCTCCCAAATATCATTGGGTATGTCGAACTCAACCTCCTCAACTTTTGTGGTTTCAAATAATTTTGGATCTGCTAAATGAAGTCTGTTCTTATATTGTGGAAAGCTTAATTCGACTTTGTGGTGATCGTGTTGAAGTCGAATTGAATGTATATCCAGAATAGCAGATTCATCCAGTTCAATCTTTACGATTTCACGGCCAAAAAGTAATAAAAATAAGCCGTATAGATAAGTGTCTGCGAGTTTAAAAAAAGAGCTTTGAACGCCATGTTTCTTAATATCCTGGCAGATGAAACTGAACTCAAGGAATAACCGCGTTAACTCATTTTCTGGTATGCGGCGTTTTAGTTGCTGATTACCTAGTGCGATATGAGGCTCTATTTGTTTTCCGGATTGAATTGAGCTTAGAGGGTTTACCAATTCACAAGGTTTTACTTTAGGCCAAATAAGTTGCGTGGTCTGTGTCTCTTCATCTAAATCATCTGATCGGTTTTTTGAGTTAGGTTTGTGGAGGTTGGGGGTAAGTTCTTCTTTAGGTTCATGAAGTACTCTGTAGGCATCTTTTAGGTTAGTATCATCGTTTGTTTTTACTAAAATGTATTTGTAATGAAGTTTGATATCACTTGTAAGAACAAGCCCCATGCTTCTGCTATAAGCAGATCTTTCAGATGATTTTCTAAGAGGGTCAGAGGTCATTCCTTTTGGTTTTATGTAGAATCTTTTGAAGAAATCATTTAGTTTTGTTTTCGCCTTGATTAACCAGTTGTTTTCATCTCTAGTGATGGATTCTAAATCTAGTTTATCTTCAAGGTTGTGGGTGTTTTCCTGTCCCTCATCTTCATTGATGGCATGAACTATTTTTTTAGGGTCATCCATATTGAGATAGCCCTCAATCAACAGATGTTCATAGGCATCGTCTCGTATTATTTTGATTAACCCATACGAAAAGTCATATAGAGCCTGAGTGCTTAGAGTAGAAATGCTGTTTGCAATGAGCTTGAAACCTTGGGATTTGATGAAATTGTGTACTTGTGTAACTCGTTGCAGTGAGCCGTCAACGGTTATGGTTTTATCAATGTAGGGAAAGAAAAGACAAACGTAAATAGGGTAGCGTTTTTTGTACCCCCATAGAAGTGGATCATGTATGAAGTGCTGTAATTGCGTTTGTGATATTTTTACAACCTGATTTTCCTTTTTTACCAATTCGAAGAAGTAATCAAATTTAATCGAAGGATATTTATTAGGAGGGAATTTTATTAAGATTTTTTCAAGAGCCCATTTGGCATTTTCAATTAGGGTTTTGAGTTTTTCATAGGGCTGTATGCCATGGGTGATTTCATTGTCTAGATTTATGAAGTTACTAAGTATATCAACAATGAGATAACCATCATCTGGAGCCGTAAGAAACTCTTTGAGGTCTTCCATCGCTTTAGTTTTTTCAGGGTAGTCACTATTCAGCGAATGCCAAATATCTAAGTTGGACGGAGCCGGCCTTTTAAGCTGCTTTTCTTCCATTAATGCTTCCATAATGACAGCTCAAAATAGCTGGAGTTTTTAGAGCTTAAAGGTCAGCCCTTTGCTCTAAAATTCAACTTAGTTATTCCAAATAAAATCATGATAATGGACTTTAATGTATAGAATATTAAATTGTTTTTAGTTTGATATAGCTATGATTTTATAGGGTAATATAGGTTTATGCAAGAAGAAGCATGGCTAGGTTTTTGTAGGGAAATAGGTTTTCAATCTGCTCTACCGACTGAGCTATGTGGCCAAAATAGAATGGGCGTATTGTATAGATGGGCTTTGCTAGTGTCAAATTTTATTTGAAGAAATCTTTAAATTTCTTTGTAAAAGAGCTGGAATCAAATATATACATCGTTTGAATGTTTGGCATCATGACGAATAACAGATGCATGAAGGGATAAAGCTTTTGGTAAAAGTAAAAAATCCATGCAACTACCGTTATATTTGCGTTATGTGAGTCATGTTTTTAACGCCCGTAAATATCATCTACACGCACAATGTCATCTTCACCTGTGTATTCACCCACTTGGACTTCTACCATGACCAAATCGATTTTACCTTGGTTTTCTAAGCGATGAAGTTGTCCCATTTGAATATAGGTGGATTCATTTGGACGAACTAAAAAAGTTTCATTTTCAACGGTCACGGTAGCGGTGCCAGATACTACAATCCAATGTTCATTACGGTGAAAGTGTTTTTGTAATGATAGGCGTTCACCAGGTTTGACAACAATACGTTTTACTTTGTATTGTTCTGAAGCTTGCAATACCTCATAAGTTCCCCAAGGACGGTGAGCAAGTCGATGTATCTCGGCTAATTCAGGTGCTTGTTTTTTAATTTGTGCGACAACTTCTTTCACTTTTTGTGAACTGCCTTTTTTAGAGATTAAAAGGGCATCACTGGTGTCCACCACCAATAAATCATCGACATCAATTAAGGCAACTTGGCGTTCACCCGTTACAATTAAATTATGGTTGGCATTCACACAAATGGGTTTGGGTGAATCTTTTAATCTTGGCAAGATTGAGTTTACCAGGCCTGGTTGTTTAACTTCATCGTATAAGGCATCAAAACTGCCTAAATCAGACCAACCCATGTCGCAAGGCACTACTTTGACTTTGTTTGATTGTTCCATTACCGCATAATCAATGCTGTCTTCAGGAATGGCTTGCATGGCAGCAAGGTCAATATTAATTTCGTCACCATTGTTGTCTTGCGGCATGGCTTTTTTACAGGCCTGGTAGATTTCTGGAGCATGTTTTTCAAGTTCTGCTAAAAATACGCCTGCTTTAAAACAGAACATGCCAGAGTTCCAATAGTAGTTACCTTGTTCGATATAAGATTGGGCCACTTCAGCCGTTGGCTTTTCTTTAAATGACAAAACATCATTTCCATTAGATTCAATATAGCCAAACCCTGTTTCAGGGTAAGTCGGTTTTATGCCAAAGGTGACTAGATAATCTTGTTTGGCAATCGCTTTGGCTTCTTGAACGGCTTTTTCATAAGCGGCTTGGTCTTTTACTAAATGGTCTGAGGTGGTTACAAAAACGATTTCATCGGCATTTAAAGCCATGCAAGCTAAAGCAATCGCTGGAGCAGTGTTACGCCCAGCGGGTTCCAGTAAAAATTGATTAGAGTGGGAGTCTATTTGCTCTAACTGATCTACCGCCAAAAAATACTGGTCACGGTTAGAGACAATCATCGATTTTGAACATAAAGAGGCATTACGCAAAACAGTATCTTGAAACAGTGATTTACCTTCAAATAAGCGTACAAATTGTTTTGGTAACATGGTACGACTTAAAGGCCATAAGCGAGTGCCAGAGCCTCCGCATAGAATAATATTAATCACTTGTTGTTCCTTACTGTTTTGGTGGTAAATCAGGTATAGATTTTTTGGTTATTATGCCAAAATAGTCTATAAGTTTGTTTTCTTTTAAAGAAGTTGTATCTCTTAGGCTGACTTTATTGGTGGATAATGCGTTTGATGGTTTTTTGAATTGTTCAATTGGTCTAATGAATTGATTTAGAATAATTAGATGTTCAGTCTTGATGACGTGCTTTTAAAATGTCTATATTATGTAATTAAAGCCAATTAAATTATGGTGATAATGCCTTTTTAATGCTAAGGATAATGCATAATAAAGTAGAAATAATAAAATTACTTCGGAGTTCTTTTGGATACCTTAACTAGAAGCAGAATGATTAATGGATTATTGATTCTATTACTTATACTCGTTGCATGGCTGTCAGGTAAGTTGTTTTGGACTTTTACGGACAGCCCCAATCAAGTATTAGTTGTTCCCGCTCTTCAAGAGAGTTTGTCTGTTAATCAGCAAAAAGGGGGGATTGCGCCTGTTTATCTCTTTGGGCGAGTTGAATACGCGGCTGACGAACCGCCCATTATTTCACAAGAAAACGTCAAAAAAACCAGCTTAAATCTCAAGTTACTGGGTGTACTTGTTGCACCAGGATTTGGTGTGGCCATTATTGAAAACAGTGGTAAATCAGAGAGCTATAGTCTTGAAGAAACCATTCAAAATGGTGTGGTTCTAAAAGAGGTTTACCCTTCTTATGTTGTACTTAATCACAATGGGCTTTTAGAAAAGCTACAAATGGTTGAGGAAGAGGATGTCTTTACTCAAAGTACGGATGCTCCTGAGTTAAATCAAAGACAGCTTACCATTTTAAAACATGTTAAAGAAAATGCTTTGAAGAACCCAATTACCATTATGCGCTATGTTCGTTTTGAAATGGTGCAACAAAATGGCAAGGTGGATTCGGTAAAGGTCTGGCCTCAAAAAGAGAAGGAGATTTTTCTCTCTCTCGGCTTTAAAGCTGGCGATGAGTTGAAGTCTGTAAACGGTTATTCGGTGGCTGAGTTGACTAAATCACCTGCTTTATGGCAAGAGCTTTTGAAACAAACAAATTTAGATTTAACCGTGATAAGAGATGGCCAAACACAAAATTTGTTGGTGCAACTAGATTAAGTCAATAGTCATTGGTATCCCTGAGTAAACAAATTCTCTAGCTTGCATGAGGGAGCTTACCGTAATATTAGCTTTATTAATAAAGGCAATATTACGGTCAGTAAAAACCTGCCACCTTAGGGCAGAATCCAAGTCGCATTTTTAGTATCTACATGCCCTTCCACAATCGGTAACAAGTAACCCCCCTTGGTAAGGAACCGTTGGTTGGGTCCAAGAGTCGCTCTAGGATGGATTGGAACATACACCGCTAACCCTTGGGCATGATCGAGTGAATCAAGCATGTAATCCCGCAGTAAATAACGACGTATGTGATTGAGTGCATCATTAGTGGCCAAACTGGCAAAAAATGCCTCAGACTGAATTCGAGGGTAGTTAATTTCGATTCCTCGTGTTCGAGCCCAAGCGTTAAAACGCTCCATTGCGGAGTCAGGTTGACCTGGTAAATAGTAGGGGTGGGCTACAAATATATGTTTGGGGGTTGATAGAGGTAGATTATCAAGATTACGATTTAGTAGTGTTGATGAGAGGTAGATACGCTCAACTGGAAGTGGGTGCTTGAAATTTGCAAGTTGCTCACTATTTAGCCAAAGTATGGTTGCAACATCCGATTTTTCAGACAGAGCTTTAGTCAATTCGGCTATAGGAGGGGAGTCTGAGCAAGAAAAACGAAGGTTTTCTACACTAAATTTATTTTCCAATAACTCTGAACGTAGGTTGTTTGCTACTTGTTCAGACGCCTCTCTACAGTATATTTGGATAACTTTTGAAACAGGGTGTGTTGTGAGGTGGTTAGCGATTAGATTTGCTTCAAGGTCGAGACCCTGTGAAAAATGTAGCGTATAAAAGCCTGTCGAATCAGCGTCAGCTAAATCGGTGGACGGGAATAGACAAGGTATTTCATGCCGCTCGCAAAAGCGACCAATAGGCTTCCAGGAGCCTGCGCTTAATCCCCCCATCATGGCAAATACGGGATTACTTTTGTATTGGTTTTCGAGCTGTTTGTCCCAGCTTGAGCGTGGACCACTGAGATTCCAAATATCTAAAACCCAGTCGCGATATAACGTCGGTAGTTTGCTTGCTGGTGTCTTTCCTCGGTTCCAGCGCAAACTCTCGAGACGAGTTTGCCTATTTTTCTCATTAACATAGGTTTGTAGAACGGATAGAAATGCATCGCGTTTATGTTCGTCAATCTCGTCAGTGATTACCGTAGCTAATCGAATGACCTTGTCATTCACTCCTGGCGCTGGAGCGCTAGATAATTTCTTTAGGTAAGATGTCAGAGCTGTTATTTCGTTATCGGAAAATTGATATCGAGGCATCAGAGGATCAAGTTTGCGACCCGCAGGATTCACTCCTGTACGAAGTGCACGTGCAAGACTTTGTTGATTATAAGCTGGGCGTGGCGGAAGGGTGGAATCAGAGAAGAGAAAGGGACCTGCAATTGGCAGAACTTGGTAAGTACCCTCAGAAGTACCCATGCCACTACGACCATGGCAGTTATGACAACTGAATTGATTCCCTGATATGCTAACATCGCCAGTAACAATTGCCGTTATAGGTTCTCCCGAGGGGCGAATGCCTTGTCTATAAATTCTTTGTCCAGAATCTATTTTTTCTGCATCGGCCGCTGTGGTCAAAGAAGGTGCAAAAAAAACACTGCTTCCAAGAAGAACAGCCGAAATGAATACGCTGTAACTCAATGTTGAACTCAGAGAGCGATTCAATTTAGTAGCCTTGTGGTTACTTCCCGAGTCAAGTCTGTACTACTGGCAAGACCGTCTATGCGAATCCATTCAGTACTGTTAGGCTGTTTCAGCAGGGTTAATGGCCTATGATTCATTTTTGAACCACTGAGGGCATTAAAGCGGGTTAGAACTTGAGAAATATCTTTGCTGTCACCTGTGAGGAAAGTCCAATCAGAATCCGCTTCGAAGAGTTTAGCGTATTTGCTGAGAACGGGTGGTCTGTCATACTCTGGATCAATTGAAATAGAGATTAACTTCATATTTGATCCTGCTTTACCGAGCTGTTTTCGCATCTGTGCAAAGGTCGCAGTCATCACAGGGCATATTGTATTACATGTTGTAAAAATAAAGTTTAGGGCTATTGGTTGGTCAGAATTGAGCAAGCTCTTTAATGACACATTAGTACCAGTTTTATCGATTAACGTTACTTCAGGCACGTCATATTGCCGTGTTGTAACTGAGTATTTTGGATTTTCCATTGCTGCTCGGTGCATGGCATGTTCGTCCATTTCCATGTGATTGCCATGATTCATGTGGTTACTATGATCCATGTGTAGCTGATGGTGTGAATGTTCAGATTTCTCAGAATCTTCACTGCTCCATGCAGGATTATTGCTTGTAAATAGCAATATTAGACTTGCTCCTAGAATGCTACCCCAACGCGATGATACTAGGGTTTTACGGCTAGATTTTTGCTGTGAATATAGGTTACTCATGTTGTCATCCTCTATCTTTAATACTCAATTTTTCCATCACTAATACATCAAATAGATGGATAGCGATAACCTCTCGGTTGGAATCTTGTCAACACTATCGTGATAGCTTTATGGAATTCGATTTTTGCTATATTTTTTATTTTCCTTGTCTGGCAACAGCCATGCCTAGGGATGGCATTGTGAAACGATTGTTGTCAATCTTTGGGTTAATCTCTACACTTTCAATGGTGAGAAAATGTGATTTTTTATCACCTTCAGTCTGGGTTTCCTGTCGACTTGCAATCAATAATCCATTTGTATCTTGCCAGTCGTGGTAAAAGGTCTCAACTCGTAGCTTTCTTCCCGCCAGATTTCGTAAGGCTTCGACTTTAACTTCAAGAGCCGTTTCTTTGTCAAGATACACCCAGCGCACGTCACCACTAGGAAGGCTTACTTTGAGTTTAAAGGTTTCTCTACCAGCAACGGTTTCCAGGCCTAGAATCTCTATGGCATGTCCTCGTTCTTTGTATTTGTAGAGCAGGCCATATAGATCAGCGGAGTCTGCCGCCATGTGAAATTCATTTTCAGTCATCGGTTCAGGATGTCTACGACCAAGAAATGGCAACAGCTTCCAGCCTGTTTTACCGTCAATGGCCTGTATGGATGATTCCCCATCGAAGACGAATTCAAGTCGCATTTTGTTAGGACGTTTTTGTTCAAGTGTGTAGGGTAGATTCATTCCCTGGCCAACATCGATGCGTCCTTTGAGTTGAATTGAGGAGACTTCTTTCCACTTATCAGCGCCACCGCGAGCTTCAATATTACGATCAACAAGGTTGGTCACAGCGCGAGCGGCCTTTTGCTCAGGAGAGAAATAATAAACGGGTGAGAAATAAATTGCCGTCAACCCTAGAATGAGCACGATTGTAACTAAGCTTAGTTTTTTTGACATGGTCGTTCTCCTGAAGAATCTTATTGAACAATGAGCCGCTCAGCGAGGAAGTCGCCAATCTTGATGGTAACGTGTTCTCCTGGTTTGACTAACTTGCCAGGGTTGGCAAAGAACATCCAATAAGTGTGGTTGGCCAATGGAGGATTGGAATTTCGTAATGCGCCTGTCTTGGCTGGCGTAGGCACGATGAGTTTTGTACTACTCTCATTGTGGGTTAACTGTGGTTTGCTCTGTCGTTCAAATAGTGCTTTTGCTTTTTCTGGATCGAGTACTTTATATCGAAATTCAAGCATGTATCCTGCCGCAGAGGTACGTACATATAGAATTTCAACACCCCATTGACGTTTCATGTAAGTTTTTTCACGGGGATGGTGAGCGACTTCTTTTATATTGGAATTTTTGAGATTAGGGCTAGTTACATTTGAAAACGTTGCTGCCGAACTCCACTGAGAGAATCCCAATATCGTGATGAGTATGAGCCCGCCAATTATTGCTATTAACGACTTGGCATTTGCTGTAATTGTTATTTTCATTACTTGTTGCATACTGCTAGGCCCTTTATCTAATAATATCTTTTGAAGTGA
Protein-coding regions in this window:
- a CDS encoding c-type cytochrome translates to MNRSLSSTLSYSVFISAVLLGSSVFFAPSLTTAADAEKIDSGQRIYRQGIRPSGEPITAIVTGDVSISGNQFSCHNCHGRSGMGTSEGTYQVLPIAGPFLFSDSTLPPRPAYNQQSLARALRTGVNPAGRKLDPLMPRYQFSDNEITALTSYLKKLSSAPAPGVNDKVIRLATVITDEIDEHKRDAFLSVLQTYVNEKNRQTRLESLRWNRGKTPASKLPTLYRDWVLDIWNLSGPRSSWDKQLENQYKSNPVFAMMGGLSAGSWKPIGRFCERHEIPCLFPSTDLADADSTGFYTLHFSQGLDLEANLIANHLTTHPVSKVIQIYCREASEQVANNLRSELLENKFSVENLRFSCSDSPPIAELTKALSEKSDVATILWLNSEQLANFKHPLPVERIYLSSTLLNRNLDNLPLSTPKHIFVAHPYYLPGQPDSAMERFNAWARTRGIEINYPRIQSEAFFASLATNDALNHIRRYLLRDYMLDSLDHAQGLAVYVPIHPRATLGPNQRFLTKGGYLLPIVEGHVDTKNATWILP
- a CDS encoding SCO family protein; the encoded protein is MSNLYSQQKSSRKTLVSSRWGSILGASLILLFTSNNPAWSSEDSEKSEHSHHQLHMDHSNHMNHGNHMEMDEHAMHRAAMENPKYSVTTRQYDVPEVTLIDKTGTNVSLKSLLNSDQPIALNFIFTTCNTICPVMTATFAQMRKQLGKAGSNMKLISISIDPEYDRPPVLSKYAKLFEADSDWTFLTGDSKDISQVLTRFNALSGSKMNHRPLTLLKQPNSTEWIRIDGLASSTDLTREVTTRLLN